A region of the Vigna unguiculata cultivar IT97K-499-35 chromosome 9, ASM411807v1, whole genome shotgun sequence genome:
ttattgttttataacatttccaattctataatttttttcttaactttgaTTTTGAACATAGAGTTCGAAAACATCAATGCCTTCCGTCAATATTACTTGAATTAATTCCAATTATcagattaatttgaatttgaataaaatatatcttGACACTTTAATGGTTCATCGATGTATAAGAGATAATTAGATTTCTCAACAGAAAGATGCCACCCATATTCAGCCAAGTTTTGCTCTCTGACACTAGCAAATACCACAAACAAACAACACCTTGGAAACATAGACCCTAAACGAAGCCAAATCTTGTCACCACCACAAACAAGTCCTTTCATTCGTTCACCACCCTAAACTCAGGTTCTTTCTAGCACGGTGGTTCCACCAAAAAGAATgaccattaaaaaaaatcaaaattctaGCTGAATTGGACATGAAAATGACGTTTGCTGTAAGAAATTGAACAACAAATACCATATTATGTCAACAATCAACAATGCTACACGTATTCATGGAATCTTTGATCCACCTGCTATAACATGTATCAAAGAACGCACTTGTTTGCctttatttgatttgtttcttttaattgCACTCAACACTTAGAAATAGCATGTGTAATGTGTAGTTAAAATTACCTAGAAGAGAACACCGATGTTTGAACTTAAGCGTGTTCCATAGGATGTCAATGGAAAGAATAAGGTACGAGTGATAGTTCCTCTGTATCTGTACCAATATTCGTGCGAGTATTCATTGTGTGGGTAttcacataaaattttaatattcacgTATATAtgggtatccgcggatatttaaaaaataaattaatatttaataacatattttaaccataaattcaaataaaaatacaatacataccattcataaatttcaaacaaagtgcaaataTTTAACTAGTGTTGAATcacagtttacaaagaaattgagattttataaaactaattgataaaaaataaaccaCTTAACatcaatgttttaaatattcCATCTCcatttaatatgataaatttatatatggGTCTTAATAACCAGTGCTCTAAGGGCACCagttaaagataattaatatatattgaatattgtagaatattatagttaattgtgataataaataaaatttgactaATAACCATTAATGcagttttactttatttaatgaACAAAAATGTCCTTAAGtttgtgtttaatattttatttagtgttcatccataaaagttaaaaatcaattaaataatcaaataactatattttaatgttgttaaaaattaaaatataattaaacataaatttttttaattaatataaaaaccaataaaaaatagtgttaaacatcttAAAAgtctacaaaaaaaatattaaagtatcaatttgagacttcattgaatttattttctctaattGCAACATCTATGTTAACTTAACAAAATCccttgtattaaaaaaataaaaaatatttcaatatctgaaattaataattataaatacataaatttagcaatataaaagaaaataattacctAAACTTTTAGTAGATACCTTAAAAATTCTAAAGTGTTTATTTTGTATTAGAgttgtttaaaaaattcaaatgatagtttaatctttataaaatatgttatatgtatttatattattttaattaatagacttaattatttcaatgtaaaaatattaaaactaatgtGCATTATTTATTCATTAACTAGCATTCTcctctatatataaatatatatatatatatataattaattaattttgtatgacCGAATTAAGTTTAcaattcaattttcaaaatgttaCTTGAATcatcaaaaatttattatatatctctacgaaaaaaattacataaagttTCATGTCAACtaaaaatataccaaatttATAATTAGGATCACGAAAATCCTTATGTCACTAATCTTGTAAGAGACTTATTGTACATTTTGCTAAACCGGGGAATAAAATTATATAGCAGCATATAATAgataaattgattaaataagCTTCGTTCTATATCTTAATTTCACAATCCAGCTAACATAGAAATCCAAGTTGTTAAATTTCTATTGCTTACATCCAAGGACGGATATACAGAATACGATCAAACGAAAGATGatttttttgtctaattttttaaatatgtaattttgaAATAGACATTCAAAGgaaatgttaactatttttaCACATAAAGCCGAGTTTGATTGTATTTCAAACCCAAAAGATGGAAGCATATTTATTAATTGGTTTGAGAAGATTGTGGATAAAGACTCCAGTGTTATATTTCGTACTGATTTTGCGTTTCAGGTTCTGAAAGCTCATCGGATCTAACaaatacaacaaacacacaaaaatatagCCTCATGATTACAAAGGGAAATGAAATCATTAGACGTGATAATAGTTGAAAACCATCAAATTCAACCAGTATATATGAAATGCATTTAGATGTCAATGTTAAGAATCTTGTTCTATAACATACCAATGAATTTGATGTCAATCTAGATCTAGTGCTGACTTGTTTAAGATACCAAACAACTCTTAAGCTATTTCTGGTTTCTTGGTTCCAAAACtgtaattttgaaaacaattctAAACCTATTTATGCAGAGAACAAGTATCCAATCATGTACTCTGTTTTACTTCTAAAAACTAACTAAAATCAAACAAGTCCTGGTGTAATGTCCTACGAATTTTACCTTTAGTATCAACAAAAAACATGCGCTTTATATAAATCCCACGCAAAAGTTTAATTGGCAGAGAACGGATATTTTACTTGTGGTTCAAAAATCATTTACCCAGAAAACACATTGGACAAACCAAGGTCAAGGTCAGCATGAGAGTTAATTGCACTAATCTCACGAACAATTTGATTAAGCGCAACTTCGTCTTTGAGTATTGAAGTATGCGACACACCATCTATCTTAACCACTTTAAGGTATTGACTTTTCTCCTCTTTCCATAGTGATTGAAGCGCCAACAAACTCACCAAATTCACCGTTCCATCACCATCCCCATATGAAATTTCTGGGCGATCATCAAAATCACCTTTCTCATAAAACAAAGTTTCCAAGGTTCTCACTCCTGTTCCCATAATACAAGTTACAGGCACGTGTGGCGCTGGAATGTTCCCTATCAAGGGTACAATGCGTGTTTCGTAAGGGTAAACCCCTTCGGGAAAACCAATGTCTTTGAGAAAATCAACCATGTCATGTGCGGAGTAGGTCTTATTTGGAGTGATCACAATTGGTGTTTGAGGACCAAAAATTTTGGGGTTAGGCAAAAGCCAAAGGTTACTCTCGGAGCTTCTCTGTTCACCCCTCACTAACAGAGGCTCCACCAGGGGCACTCCCAGAGTGTTGCCAGATGCAAAGGTGAACATTTCGTCTACAGCGCCACCCCATGGAGCTGAAAGAGCAATGAAGTGTTTAATGAATTTTTCACGCCAAGAGGGGGGGTTTCGAATTAGGAGTTGCATGACAAATAAACCTCCTAAACTGTGGGATACCAGTATCACTGGCTTCCCACCGTTGGAAGTGCTTGCTTCTTCTATCAAATTCTTTAGGTCTTTTAGGAACTTGGAACCCACTTGTGAGGGGTGACCCTCAGCAGCTAGACCATATCGAAAGTCATAGGGGGCACCAAACAGAGTCTCACCATCAGCATAACCCAGCTTTTGCAATGAATCCACCAGGGACGCCATGTATTCGGTAATATGCCTATTAAAGAAATTCATCAATGGAAAAACGAAAGGGTACATTAATTGAAGAAGAAAGGGAGGCACTTACTTGAGACGAGGATTGAGATAAAGAAGGGAGTTGATGGAACCGAAGTGAGGGACCCGAGTGAGAACTCCAGGGGTGTTGAAGTAATCATCGAGTTGTGGATGGTAGTGAAGGGTCATGCGTTCAGCAAAGCATTGTGTGAAAGGTGCGAGAATGACACTGGAATCAAACCAGAGTCTGAACCAGCCTTTGTTTTTCTTCCCAACAGGGTACCAGGATTCGCAGATGAAACTGGATGGCTTGTACTCTCTGCTCAACTTGGCTTCTAGCTGGTTCCCTCCGTTACCAGGTACTAGAATCAACGGGTGCAGGTTCCCGCTCGTGCTGGTCCTGCACGTGCATACCACTGACAACATCACAACAACCACTGTGAGTGGCGCAAACCCAATCCTCACCACACCCTGTTTGTTCATTACAATATGGATAACTTATCCAAATACCTACTATGCCATTTTCTGCTTATGGGCTTTCTTTTTTAAGTGTTCTTTATGGACGAGTAATGATGAATAATGATGGAAGTGGAGAAGCGGGTGATGTAAAAAAGGGAAAGAATATGTGGTGGagatttctattttattttcgttttgaaTATTATGTACAAGAAATGGGGCAGCTAAGGTGCCACGCTTTCACTTCTTTGATCGCTTATTATTAAAACTACTCTGAATGACCATGAGCTGGCCTGGAAATAATGCATCAGATTCGATTTGATGATGTTTTGGGTCATCATGATACGAAATTCATAAGGCCTCAAGAGTAAGTTACACAGCCCAAACAAGTTGTTAATCTGAAGGAGATGAAATATCTCTCTCACACATTGTaaggttttatttaattttttattaagtctAGAATGGTAGTTTCGTAATCCTTTGGAGGTGCAGCAAGAAAGAAAGGGAAGTGAAGGAAGAAATATCCAAGTTTGGACctaagttaaatattttttggtttaCTGGGCCTGTGTATGTCCACAGCTTTCGCTGGACCTATTTTCATTACGAACCAAAAGTAGTTTTTCTGTTAAAATTATAATCActgttattattaaatatatattgggAGCTTCTCACTGTACCTCCAATATTTCTTCTGTACCTTCAAAAAAACTCTTATACCCTTATTTATCGTGAAAGTTGTTAGggacgcagtaaatttcatttactgcgtcaCCAACCTTCTACACCCCCAACTATTTTTTGTGCTcgcatttcattttttctccagtgctttctttttaaaattttgctaGCCTTCTTAGCAGCTTCTTACGagttaaagttttttttctGTTTGCTTGTGAAGTGAAATTTTTCGTTTCATAAACTATATAACGCGTTTCAAACTTTTACAAAAGCCGTTTCacgaaaaaaatcaaaatttatgagaaatggattacagaatccgtttcatacactgtgaaacggattccgtaatccgtttcataaaaaaattttgttcagtgccattaaaattttgtaaaacgtgtagattttttttttctcatttaagcattttcaaatatttcaataaattactTTATGTTTCTAACAAGCCACATTAAGGAGAAGGGTATAGAAACGTATTCTCCAAATTGCTAGAATGACACCACTTTAGATCATATTAATACAACAAAATCggtatttgaataaaaaaaaattatatttaacataaGAATCTATAAGCTGAATATGAAAACAGAATTAGAAACACCCAAGATTACACCAAAGTAAAAgtttcattaattatttgataacaCTTATAAACAGAGGTTTTAAGAATTCTTACTATAACTAATCATACAATTCACACATGcataaaataaagagataagaaaggaaaaaaatgtgaCAGTTCAGTGAAAGAATTAAGAaggaaagtacttgacaaggGAGAGAGACAGAGTTGACGATGAGGGATCGTAGGTAAGATAGCACAGCATTTCGATGTGCTTCTGATGTATGGTTGGGCTGAATATGTGTAAGTAGCTCTCTAGTTCTACCTTCAGCTTGTGACCATCTTTTCTGGTCAAACACTTTTGGAAAAAGTGGTGCCTCATTACACACAATACCATTAAAAGGAAACGGATTACATAATCcgtttccaaaaaaataaaaaataagaaaaatcaaacggatttcacaatttgtttttgaaaaataaaaataaaaaagaaaggaaacggattacacaatccgtttccgaaaaaaaaaaaaaactaaacggatttcacaatccgtttttgaaaaaaaataaataaaaaggaaacggatttcacaatccgtttcctacagaaaaaaaaaactcaaacgGATTCCAAGTAGGAGAAGGTGGGTGCTGTTGTGTgggagaagagggagaagggGACAGTGTGTGGAGGATGGAGGCCCTGCACCTTAAAAAaacaaaggtaaaaaaaaacttaggtCAAAGATTCCAAGTGCAGGGGGTGCAGAGCGTGTAGGGAATCTGCTTTTGGAGGTACAGTGCGGTGAGGCACGAGTATTTGGGGTGCACTGCGGTAAAAAacagtaatttattttttaaccatgGACAAAGATGgaattaaagtaaattttaaaggTACAGGAGAAATCATTGGAGGTGCATCATTGGAGATGCACGGAGAAGCCCCCATATATATTTAGTATCCGAAAGAGTAAGTAACCTTTACTAAATTCAGTAAATTGTGGGACACCAAAACATTCCTTATCCACTGGAGGATTCAGCACCTCAAGCCACATAAGGGATAGAAGAAACACAGAAAACAAAAGGTCATCTTactataaagaaagaaaataacactGGAAAAACCGAGCAGAGAAAAAAGAAGACCCGAGCATTGAAAGCCctttccaaattaaaaaaaatactggaaattcaaatcaaatatgttatttttcattttcttgttaaatattttatctgaAGATGAACATAAAAGAAAGGGGCATGaccaaaagcaaattaagaTAGAAAACAAAGTGTTTACATGTCCACCAACACTACATGAATTAAGCTAGGATACAAAATCACTAGCTTAAAAATCCTTGTATTTCTGGATAGTTTAGGTTAACTAAAAACATATCAAGAAATTTGACAGAAAAAGCAAATTGTGCAtgctatatatttaaaacatctATAACTTCTGATGAGGTTTGAAGTATCAGACTCCATAATATAATGTGCTAAATTTATTCCCCACTTGAACAATGAATCCTTGTCTTTAAATAAGCAAACTTGGAAATCTATTCTTGAAATTACATCCGTGCTTACAATGGTGCAGTGAAAGGGAAGTAGAAAAGAGTAGTTAGTTCAATTGATCTTCTTGTTCATGTTGTTGACGAGCTGCTTCATCTGAAACCTCCAAAACAAGAAATAAGCCAAACCTATTCCAACCATCACATACATCCAAACATTCTCCGACTCACCCTCCCTCGGAGACCTCACCTCCTCAATCTTAAAACTCTCACTCCAATTCCCCAGAATGCCCTCCATCACGCGCCCGTGCAGCACGTAAGCCCTCTCTCTCTCCCGCACCACAATCGAAGTGGGAAAACCCTCATCATCAAGGTCAATTTTGTCAAACACCACACCCTGGCTCCACCCGTCGTTGCTCTTCACCAACCACACCCTCTTCAACGACACCACCAAAACCACGCCGTCGTTCCTCAAAGCCACGCCGTCCGCACCCACGAGATCCTCGTTAAGGAGCACAAGTCTCGCCACGCCGTCATCCTCGTCCACCTTGAACATCTTCCCCGTGTTGCTCTGAACCACCAGGAGATAACCCTTGCCGTTGTAAACCAAACCGTTTAGGCCGCAGGAGCTGAACTTCTCGTCGATGATCACTGGGTGTTCGGTGAATCTTGCGGAATTTGAAAAGATCCAGGCTTCTCCCTTTTCGCTGACCTTCCAGATGTAGTTTCCCACCGAGTTCGTCACATACGCGTTACCTTTGAAGTCCACTGCGACGTCGTTCGCGATGGCGCGTTTCTCGTCGCCTTCTGCAGAGGGGAGGGCAGAAAGGAAGAGGCGGCGGCCGGAGCGGAGGTCGTAGGCGGCGAGCGCGTTGAACGGAGGTAAAGGGGCCCCAGCGTGGAGCGCCGCCAGGACGCGGTTGTTGCGGGAGTCCACGGCGAGGCCCAAGATGGTGACGTTTTCCGGAAGGGAGGGGTCGGAGACTAGGGTTTCTACCACCCCTGCGTCGGAGATCGCGGAGATGGTGCGGTGGCGGAGGGATCCGACCAGGAAGTGTTGCCCTGTGGGATCCCACGCTAGCCCTTCCGGGAAGAGGTTCGGGGAGCGGAAATTGATGACGTGGGGGCTGCCGGCGAGAATGGTTGAAATTTGGAGGgcgaagaaaaggaagaaaacgGTGGTGGGTGTGGGATTGGTAAGGGAGTGTTTGGATGACAGTGTTGACATTGTTCACAGTTTTGGGAGATTATGTTGAATTGGTGTGTTTTGTTACAATCTTAGGTCTTTTACTTTGGGTTTGGGTTTTCTCGTCAAACGGATTAAGATAGGATTTGTTCTGTAAAACTGTAACATGGAACTTAATCTCTAACTATGGGGTTAATATTATTGGTTATTAAGATTTAGTACTGAAtctatagtaaaataatatatgaaatcaGATTTGAAAATGAGTATGTTTGACAATTTTCACTATCATGACACATAGAAAATTCATGAGTGACTGTGACTCTATTTAAATTCATAGCTATACAAATATTGTATActgtaaaatgaaattaaatagttTAATGCATGATATTatgttcaatttttatttattattatatttatatacggTTCGCCTTATAATACTGCCTAGATATTTTGTGATAAGctccttattttattaatagattttatttgatatttctcTCATAAACTCTATGATTTTATTGATATtgttaaaatgaatatatttttatttaagttttcgataaaattaatttatatgatgactttttattaaaatcaaggAATATAAACTATTAGATTCCTACTTTGCAAAGCAAGGAAAcatcaagataaaaaaaagagacatcaagataaaaataatctttCAAACAGATTGGATAATACCAACTTACGTTGCAAATCATATAATAgtattagattatttttttgaaattaatttgcaatcatatttacaaaataaaagattctaaaatataagaaattcaatattaaaaattcaataaaataaataaataaatgaagtaAATGTTATATTATCACTAATTTCATAAATATCTTAGATGCTCCCTCTTTTTTTCTGTGATTTAGTGACCCTTTAGCAAAAAGACTATTAAATGATTATACAGTGTATAAAATAATTGCTTTGATAAGATACCATTggagtttaaatattttagaaatgtaCTTTGTTTTTTGTGGAAgacatcaaatattttattataggaaACAGCAACAAAATTTGTATGTTATAAGAAATGTGGTCTAAGTATCTCATTTTTTAAATCTGTATAGATGAAGTTGGTGGAAGTAAATGGTGGGTGAAGAAATGTTGCATGATGAAAACTTCGTGAAGGTTAGGTAagcttttccattttttttttagaattgcAAGTGTTTGTGAGTTTTTATTTATGCAGtttttattgtaaatagatTGTTATTAGTCATTGTTAAGTTGGCATTAACTTTTGTAGTTTTGTGtttctaaaacaaaataaattgatattagTCATTGTTAAGTTGGCATTAACTTTTGTAGTTTTGTGTTTCTAAAACAAAATActtaatatatgataaaatatttgaagattctattttttttttctcttcttagaTTTTAAGCAGTCTATCttgatcatattttttattttgattaaatgtttatgcatttaaaaaaatatttttttaatgtttggtATTGCTCCTAATAAATTTAGCCtttgattaaaattttgttattatttatgttatctTAGGTCTTTGGTGTGTTATACCTTTCcactttcttcctttttttaagTGTAAGTCACTTTTAGGTAAGTGAATCTGAATTTTTATTGTGTTGATTTATGTGTAAACAATCTTAGAAAGTAAATTATCATTTTGAGAATGTTTACATAATACTGAATGGTTATCGCTAGATTGTGGTTGGATGAAATAATTAGTGCATGTTTAAAACTAAGTTTTGAGTCAAGTGTCAAACtaagtaagttcattttttataagtgagataacttttaatttaatttgatattaaacaTTGGATTGAGTGTTAAGTGATCACTTAGTTAAAATCATTAGTGGTTCTGTTGAATTTGATATAGGTTTACATTGAATTTTGAAAGGATTGTGAGTTGTTATAATTGGTttgataaaatatgaaacaaagaACTAAAACTTACCTTTGTTGTTTTCGTGGTTGAGTGAGACTTTTGTTGATTAAATAATAAGTgacattttcaaaaacttatgCATGCTATTTAAATGAATGAGATGTTATAATGAACTTTAGTGGTGTTAtgtcaatttaattattattaaaaggttaaaatacttcttGTTCCAATTTATGTTCAGTCttatcaaatcactcataattttatttttgtgctcAGATAGataggttttaatttttattaattttattctttttatttaacatcGTTTTAATCATTAACGGCTATAAACAGTGACACTTATGTGTcatcttgtgatttttttattttttatttttttaatttttttaatttcttgtaaATGTTCATGTGTCAACGCAGTAGTATGTCATGTGtcagagtcaatgttttatattcaatttggtccctatatttgttattttggttcaatttaatcataaattttgttaggcttaattatcattttggttTCCTAATTTGTTgagttggttcattttggtccccttattattttttggttcaatttggtcctctaattctttaaagtgttcaatttggtctctgcCGTTAAGTCAACTTTAACACCATCTCCGTATATGTCACatgtcattttgtggaattttcaattttgtaaatagagggactaaattgaaaacaaccaatgttagcttgacacgtggcacaatcgtgacctgccacgtggcagtacatgttttaaataaaaaatctcaaattgacacgtgtcacaaccataaggtgacacgtggcagtttattttttttttaataaattaaaaaagaaaaaaattaaaaaaaattgaaaattcacaAAATGATATGTGGCAAGTCAAGGAGACGATGTTAAAGTTGACTTAACGGCAGGGACCAACTTGAaccttttaaagaattagaggaccaagtt
Encoded here:
- the LOC114196213 gene encoding lecithin-cholesterol acyltransferase-like 1, which translates into the protein MNKQGVVRIGFAPLTVVVVMLSVVCTCRTSTSGNLHPLILVPGNGGNQLEAKLSREYKPSSFICESWYPVGKKNKGWFRLWFDSSVILAPFTQCFAERMTLHYHPQLDDYFNTPGVLTRVPHFGSINSLLYLNPRLKHITEYMASLVDSLQKLGYADGETLFGAPYDFRYGLAAEGHPSQVGSKFLKDLKNLIEEASTSNGGKPVILVSHSLGGLFVMQLLIRNPPSWREKFIKHFIALSAPWGGAVDEMFTFASGNTLGVPLVEPLLVRGEQRSSESNLWLLPNPKIFGPQTPIVITPNKTYSAHDMVDFLKDIGFPEGVYPYETRIVPLIGNIPAPHVPVTCIMGTGVRTLETLFYEKGDFDDRPEISYGDGDGTVNLVSLLALQSLWKEEKSQYLKVVKIDGVSHTSILKDEVALNQIVREISAINSHADLDLGLSNVFSG
- the LOC114164331 gene encoding uncharacterized protein LOC114164331; this encodes MSTLSSKHSLTNPTPTTVFFLFFALQISTILAGSPHVINFRSPNLFPEGLAWDPTGQHFLVGSLRHRTISAISDAGVVETLVSDPSLPENVTILGLAVDSRNNRVLAALHAGAPLPPFNALAAYDLRSGRRLFLSALPSAEGDEKRAIANDVAVDFKGNAYVTNSVGNYIWKVSEKGEAWIFSNSARFTEHPVIIDEKFSSCGLNGLVYNGKGYLLVVQSNTGKMFKVDEDDGVARLVLLNEDLVGADGVALRNDGVVLVVSLKRVWLVKSNDGWSQGVVFDKIDLDDEGFPTSIVVRERERAYVLHGRVMEGILGNWSESFKIEEVRSPREGESENVWMYVMVGIGLAYFLFWRFQMKQLVNNMNKKIN